Proteins from a genomic interval of Rubinisphaera italica:
- a CDS encoding DUF1501 domain-containing protein produces the protein MKSYTPGHQPDDHSAIPSRRDFLKVAGGGFGALAFSAMIAGESGAEIHHPAQAKRVIQIFCPGGMSQVDTFDYKPELEKRAGQPFDPDGKLQFFASKPGNCQPSHWKFRQHGESGLWMSDLFPKLATCVDDLAFINSMHSKTALHGPACFMMNTGFTLPGFPSMGSWVTYGLGSEAEDLPAFVVLPDPRGLPPGGIINWGAGFLPAEHQATMLETSNPKQPIADLFPPEEFAGNSRQVDPEQLQFLQQLNRLHQKSRQTNSELEARIKAYEMAARLQLSAPEVTDVSRESEAVQDLYDIEHPESGPFGRQCLLARRLVQRGVRFVQIYCGAENTTAKKIRPNWDSHEDVVRDHGYWGAVLDNGASALLKDLKQQGMLEDTLVICTTEFGRQPGAQGGKGKGRDHNAGAFTSWLAGGGIRGGMSYGATDELGFKAVESPTYCYDLHATALHLLGVDHTQLTYYHNGIQRRLTDVHGHVIQEIIA, from the coding sequence ATGAAAAGTTACACACCGGGACATCAACCAGATGACCACTCTGCAATACCTTCGCGGCGAGACTTCCTCAAAGTAGCAGGCGGGGGCTTTGGTGCTCTGGCTTTTTCTGCAATGATTGCGGGTGAGTCCGGTGCGGAAATTCATCATCCGGCTCAAGCCAAGCGGGTGATCCAGATCTTCTGCCCGGGGGGAATGAGTCAGGTTGATACGTTCGATTACAAACCGGAACTTGAGAAACGAGCCGGTCAGCCGTTTGATCCCGATGGGAAACTTCAATTCTTCGCATCGAAGCCGGGCAATTGCCAGCCGAGTCATTGGAAGTTTCGGCAGCATGGTGAATCGGGATTATGGATGAGCGATCTGTTTCCCAAGCTTGCCACGTGTGTCGACGATTTGGCATTTATCAATTCGATGCACAGTAAAACCGCTCTGCATGGTCCGGCCTGCTTCATGATGAATACCGGGTTCACACTGCCAGGATTTCCCAGCATGGGTTCGTGGGTGACATACGGACTTGGCAGCGAGGCTGAAGATTTGCCCGCCTTTGTTGTGCTGCCCGATCCTCGCGGTTTGCCACCGGGCGGTATCATTAATTGGGGCGCAGGATTTCTGCCGGCAGAACATCAGGCGACGATGCTGGAGACTTCGAATCCCAAACAACCGATAGCAGATCTGTTCCCTCCTGAAGAATTTGCGGGGAACTCTCGACAGGTCGATCCTGAGCAGCTTCAGTTTTTACAACAACTCAATCGATTGCATCAGAAGTCGCGACAGACCAACAGCGAGCTCGAAGCCCGCATCAAGGCTTATGAAATGGCGGCTCGGCTCCAGTTGAGTGCCCCGGAAGTCACCGATGTCAGCCGCGAGAGTGAAGCGGTCCAGGATTTGTATGACATCGAGCATCCCGAGTCTGGCCCCTTCGGTCGACAATGCCTGCTGGCTCGCCGACTGGTTCAGCGGGGCGTTCGCTTTGTACAAATCTATTGTGGTGCTGAGAACACGACCGCTAAGAAGATCCGTCCCAACTGGGACAGTCATGAGGATGTTGTCCGCGATCATGGATACTGGGGAGCAGTGCTGGACAATGGTGCTTCTGCCCTTCTGAAAGATCTGAAACAACAGGGAATGCTGGAAGATACACTCGTCATCTGCACGACTGAATTTGGTCGACAACCCGGTGCCCAGGGAGGCAAAGGCAAGGGGCGTGATCACAATGCCGGAGCGTTTACTAGCTGGTTAGCCGGGGGAGGGATTCGAGGAGGAATGAGTTACGGTGCGACGGATGAACTGGGATTCAAAGCGGTCGAATCACCCACGTACTGCTACGACCTTCACGCCACTGCTCTGCATCTGTTGGGTGTCGATCACACG